The Candidatus Tiamatella incendiivivens genome includes a region encoding these proteins:
- a CDS encoding ATP-binding protein, with product MHRNYSPGIIGIIISILLIVYTMEGELVFNRLVLFWLMVAFSFIVILIYSISYRFKSLNFTGNENIIAFDLQANEEAWECVRRILKERMASPNVQYYYIVSSSPNGYSSVTVVLGGRSDRVEIEKEVIRTTLNAACTGFRVSVRNIDYSPKIVSFLERIVGVSAPFNKLKIWGSREFDFVLPKYYPYPISRDDGNGEFNAYQEEALIDIGYSLNSNEPRKVILTYSDIINRIGIFGSTGTGKSTTAALIITGLSLSHIKHRFKIIVIDWHSEYPSLLGSMGFRSYRIIDFSSRDLHLGVFCYPRMGFEGVAELLSEALSLSDPQVVFLTKVIHEQKPTSIKNLIEYLDNSFTEGYWSREIKQAVLRKLYFIHQSKYDKLFTAPCGNLEHLLRTSQENVLIFDLFRIKNTNLRRLIAFTVISNLYYIAREKEMGIILLLDEAQSLIGNSPSNLVNTIVVEGRKFGLGLIVSTQNPSMLPKEITANMNTKIVHAIRSGVDKKVIQESMSLPREYIQILDKLGNGEVLLQSHLYRKPILVKIDPFLYLKQQQ from the coding sequence TTGCATAGAAATTATTCACCGGGAATAATTGGTATAATCATCAGCATTTTACTCATAGTTTACACGATGGAAGGAGAACTGGTGTTTAATAGATTAGTTTTGTTTTGGCTGATGGTAGCATTTTCATTTATTGTCATACTAATCTATAGTATATCCTATAGATTCAAATCATTGAATTTTACTGGAAATGAAAATATTATCGCATTCGATCTTCAAGCAAATGAAGAGGCATGGGAGTGTGTTAGGCGAATATTAAAAGAAAGAATGGCTTCTCCAAATGTTCAGTATTATTATATAGTTTCATCTTCTCCAAATGGTTATTCCTCGGTCACTGTTGTTTTAGGTGGAAGAAGTGACAGGGTTGAGATAGAGAAAGAAGTTATTAGAACGACGTTAAATGCTGCATGTACAGGGTTTAGGGTCTCTGTGCGGAATATTGATTACTCACCGAAAATAGTTTCTTTCCTTGAGAGAATAGTAGGTGTTAGTGCTCCCTTTAATAAGTTAAAAATCTGGGGCTCAAGAGAATTTGACTTTGTTTTGCCTAAGTATTATCCCTATCCTATAAGCAGGGATGATGGTAATGGAGAATTCAATGCATACCAGGAGGAAGCTCTTATCGATATAGGTTACTCGTTGAATAGCAACGAACCCCGTAAAGTTATCTTGACGTATAGTGATATAATTAATAGAATAGGTATTTTTGGTTCTACCGGTACCGGTAAATCTACTACAGCAGCATTAATAATTACAGGCCTTTCATTAAGTCATATTAAACATCGCTTCAAAATAATTGTTATAGACTGGCATTCTGAGTATCCTAGTCTTTTAGGTAGCATGGGATTTAGGAGTTATAGAATAATAGATTTCTCCAGTCGAGACCTTCATTTAGGTGTTTTTTGTTATCCTAGAATGGGTTTCGAAGGTGTAGCTGAACTTTTATCAGAGGCGCTATCTTTAAGTGATCCTCAGGTCGTGTTTCTAACAAAGGTAATTCATGAGCAAAAGCCTACTAGTATAAAAAATCTTATAGAATATTTGGATAACTCTTTTACTGAAGGCTATTGGTCTAGAGAAATAAAACAGGCGGTTCTCCGTAAGTTATACTTTATCCATCAGTCAAAATATGATAAATTATTTACAGCTCCCTGTGGAAATCTCGAACATCTATTAAGGACGTCGCAGGAAAATGTATTGATTTTTGATCTATTTAGAATTAAAAATACGAATCTACGAAGACTTATTGCCTTCACAGTTATATCAAATCTGTATTATATTGCTAGAGAAAAAGAGATGGGCATTATTCTATTATTAGATGAAGCTCAGAGCCTTATTGGGAATTCTCCCTCAAACCTGGTTAATACTATTGTTGTTGAGGGAAGGAAATTCGGTTTAGGATTGATAGTGTCAACACAGAATCCTTCCATGCTTCCCAAGGAAATAACTGCAAATATGAACACCAAAATAGTACATGCTATAAGATCTGGGGTCGATAAAAAAGTTATCCAGGAATCCATGAGTCTTCCACGTGAATATATTCAAATCTTAGACAAGTTAGGGAATGGTGAAGTTCTCTTGCAATCACACTTATATAGAAAACCGATACTAGTTAAGATTGACCCGTTTCTATACTTAAAACAGCAGCAATAG
- a CDS encoding adenylate kinase family protein — protein MIIIITGTPGTGKTSISTLVSGELECIHIDVSQLVNQMKLGKNDPTGRQTLVLSSPQKVIQHIEEVHKKSKCIIIDTHYPSIFSSLARDVIAVFVLRTHPKTIIKRLARRGWIKNKVIENAEAELIGVIDNEAREQFDCVFSIDTTSKTVSETALLIKKLIDKIGQEPCLGQGRFIDWLDDESAIAAVLSIETGQS, from the coding sequence ATGATCATAATAATAACTGGTACACCAGGAACGGGGAAAACAAGTATATCCACCCTAGTCTCAGGGGAACTAGAGTGTATACACATTGATGTATCACAACTCGTTAACCAAATGAAACTAGGTAAAAACGATCCCACCGGCAGGCAAACATTGGTTTTATCAAGTCCTCAAAAAGTGATTCAACACATAGAGGAAGTTCATAAAAAAAGTAAATGCATTATAATAGACACACACTATCCTAGCATATTTTCCTCGCTGGCAAGGGATGTTATTGCAGTCTTTGTTCTAAGAACTCATCCTAAGACTATAATCAAGAGATTAGCAAGAAGAGGATGGATTAAAAATAAGGTTATTGAGAATGCTGAGGCGGAATTAATAGGAGTTATTGATAATGAGGCGAGAGAGCAATTTGATTGTGTTTTCTCCATAGACACTACTAGTAAAACTGTATCAGAAACGGCCTTGCTCATAAAGAAATTGATAGATAAAATTGGTCAAGAACCTTGCCTCGGGCAAGGAAGATTTATAGACTGGCTAGATGATGAGTCTGCTATTGCTGCTGTTTTAAGTATAGAAACGGGTCAATCTTAA
- a CDS encoding TCP-1/cpn60 chaperonin family protein gives MATEPTGIPVIILKEGTQRTAGKDALRANIMAVRAISEMLKTTYGPKGMDKMLVDSLGDITITNDGATILDKMDIQHPAAKMIVQISKGQDEEAGDGTKTAVILAGELLKQGELLLEKGIHPTVIVSGYKKALEEAVKAINETAEKIGFEDDEKLLLIAKTSLNSKAVHGAREHLAKIALEAVKKVAEKRGEDGYWYVDLDNIQIIKKHGGGILDTELIHGIVIDKEVVHPGMPRRVEKAKIALLDAPLEVEKPEIDAEIRINDPTLFDKFFEEEEKILKEMVDKIAATGANVVITQKGIDDVAQHFLAKKGVMAVRRVKRSDIEKIARATGARIVSNIEDLKPEDLGEAELVEEKKIGDDKMIFVEDAKNPKSVTILIRAGLERMVEEAHRAIHDALSSVADAIRDGKIVAGAGAIEIEIAKRLRELAPKIGGKEQLAIEYFARAVESLPAVLAENAGLDPIETLMKLRAAHEDPSKKFYGIDIKSGEIIDVANTGIIEPARIKANALKAATEASTLVTRIDDVIAASRTKEEESKKPRGSGEEEE, from the coding sequence ATGGCAACAGAACCAACCGGAATACCGGTAATTATCCTTAAAGAAGGAACCCAGAGAACAGCTGGAAAAGATGCTTTAAGAGCAAACATTATGGCAGTTAGAGCGATCTCCGAAATGCTGAAAACAACATATGGGCCCAAAGGCATGGACAAAATGCTTGTAGACAGCCTAGGAGATATAACTATAACTAACGATGGCGCTACAATACTTGATAAAATGGACATACAGCATCCTGCAGCTAAGATGATAGTTCAAATATCAAAGGGCCAAGATGAAGAGGCAGGAGACGGTACTAAAACGGCTGTTATATTAGCCGGAGAGCTACTTAAGCAAGGCGAACTCCTCCTAGAGAAAGGAATTCACCCTACTGTAATAGTTTCCGGGTACAAGAAAGCTCTAGAAGAAGCTGTTAAGGCTATCAACGAAACAGCTGAGAAAATAGGTTTTGAAGACGATGAAAAACTACTTCTCATAGCTAAAACAAGCCTTAACAGTAAAGCTGTTCACGGTGCAAGGGAACACCTAGCCAAGATAGCACTTGAAGCTGTCAAGAAAGTAGCTGAGAAGAGAGGGGAAGATGGATACTGGTATGTTGATCTCGATAACATACAGATAATTAAGAAGCATGGAGGAGGAATACTAGACACCGAACTTATTCACGGAATAGTCATAGATAAAGAAGTAGTACATCCTGGCATGCCTAGAAGAGTAGAGAAAGCTAAGATAGCACTGCTTGACGCTCCTTTAGAGGTAGAAAAACCTGAAATTGATGCTGAGATAAGAATCAACGACCCTACGCTCTTCGATAAGTTCTTTGAGGAAGAAGAGAAAATACTAAAGGAAATGGTTGACAAAATAGCTGCAACAGGTGCAAATGTAGTTATAACCCAGAAGGGTATTGATGATGTTGCACAGCACTTCCTAGCCAAGAAGGGCGTTATGGCCGTAAGAAGAGTTAAGAGAAGCGATATAGAAAAGATAGCAAGAGCAACTGGTGCAAGGATAGTAAGCAATATAGAAGACTTGAAACCGGAGGATCTGGGGGAAGCAGAGCTCGTAGAGGAAAAGAAGATCGGGGACGATAAGATGATATTCGTAGAAGATGCAAAGAACCCCAAGAGTGTAACGATACTTATAAGAGCGGGTCTTGAGAGAATGGTTGAAGAAGCCCACAGAGCTATTCACGACGCTTTAAGCTCAGTAGCAGACGCCATAAGGGACGGTAAAATAGTAGCTGGTGCTGGTGCAATAGAAATAGAAATAGCTAAGAGGCTCAGGGAGCTAGCTCCTAAGATCGGCGGTAAAGAACAGCTAGCCATTGAATACTTCGCCAGAGCCGTGGAGTCACTCCCAGCAGTTCTAGCAGAGAATGCTGGTCTTGATCCGATAGAAACACTGATGAAACTGAGGGCAGCCCATGAAGATCCGTCAAAGAAGTTCTATGGAATAGACATAAAGTCCGGAGAAATCATAGATGTTGCCAATACAGGCATAATAGAGCCCGCTAGAATAAAAGCCAATGCATTGAAAGCAGCTACTGAAGCATCTACACTTGTCACGAGAATAGACGATGTGATCGCTGCTAGTAGAACTAAAGAAGAAGAAAGCAAGAAACCGAGGGGAAGCGGTGAAGAAGAAGAGTAA
- a CDS encoding 30S ribosomal protein S17e, which produces MGKVRPTIVKRTARKLLLRYPSVFTDNFEENKKIVDQLIEYQSKRVRNRVAGYITHLIKVIRKKEQ; this is translated from the coding sequence ATGGGCAAAGTAAGGCCTACGATAGTTAAGAGGACTGCAAGGAAGCTTCTCTTAAGGTATCCTAGTGTATTTACAGATAATTTTGAGGAGAACAAGAAAATAGTGGATCAGTTAATTGAGTACCAATCCAAGAGAGTTAGAAACAGGGTTGCTGGGTATATAACTCATTTAATTAAGGTTATAAGGAAGAAAGAACAGTAG
- a CDS encoding ribosome biogenesis/translation initiation ATPase RLI, which yields MPGKTARIAVVDYDSCKPTKCHQECIAFCPINRTGKTKAIEAKPELKNKPVIYEDTCIGCGICVRKCPFKAISIINLPAELEEDAVHRYDVNSFKLFKLPVPKAGQVLGLIGKNGTGKTTAIKILAGEIKPNLGRVENPPDWDEVIKRFRGSELQNYLERISEGKLRVAHKIQYVDLLAKYLKGTVGQLLRKADERGISQDLAQELGFKPIWDRNIRKISGGELQKLLIAAVLSKDVDVYIFDEPSSYLDVRERIRVSKLVRREVKGNKYYIVVEHDLAVLDYLSDNISILYGEPGVYGIVSVPYGVRNGINYFLDGFLPAENMRIRKEPIGFRVYTPEQRQESPIPYLEWSNIKVERGLFTLQAEGGRIYKGEVIGIVGPNGIGKTTFVDTVAGKIKPHEGYVTVLGDYKISFKPQYIKSEDYTGTVYDVLKEANSHSVNPGSWLYLELVKKLRLDKLFDRQVNELSGGELQKLAVAQTLARNAEIYLLDEPSAYLDVEERLTVAKTIRRLTETREVAAFVVEHDVVIEDYVSDKLIVILGQPGYEGCASKPLTLREGMNIFLKELGVTFRRDPETGRPRVNKEGSYLDRLQKSRGEYFYE from the coding sequence ATGCCGGGAAAAACAGCCAGAATAGCAGTTGTGGATTATGATTCATGTAAACCCACTAAATGTCACCAGGAGTGCATAGCGTTTTGTCCTATAAACAGAACAGGGAAGACCAAAGCTATCGAAGCTAAGCCGGAGCTGAAGAATAAACCTGTAATATATGAAGACACTTGTATAGGATGCGGTATATGTGTTAGAAAATGTCCTTTTAAGGCTATATCCATAATCAACCTACCTGCTGAACTCGAAGAAGATGCTGTTCATAGGTATGATGTAAACAGCTTCAAACTGTTCAAACTACCTGTACCTAAAGCAGGTCAGGTTCTAGGACTCATAGGCAAGAACGGGACAGGTAAAACAACAGCCATAAAAATACTTGCTGGTGAAATCAAGCCTAACCTAGGCCGGGTGGAGAATCCGCCTGATTGGGATGAAGTTATAAAAAGGTTTAGAGGCTCTGAACTCCAAAACTATCTTGAGAGAATTTCAGAAGGAAAACTGAGGGTTGCTCACAAGATACAGTATGTTGATCTTCTAGCGAAATATCTGAAGGGAACAGTTGGTCAGCTACTCCGAAAAGCTGATGAGAGGGGAATATCGCAAGATTTAGCCCAAGAACTTGGTTTTAAGCCTATCTGGGACAGAAATATAAGGAAAATTAGTGGGGGAGAACTCCAGAAGCTGTTGATAGCAGCAGTACTAAGCAAAGACGTAGATGTCTATATTTTCGATGAGCCAAGCAGTTATCTGGATGTTAGAGAAAGGATTAGGGTCTCAAAACTCGTACGGAGGGAAGTAAAAGGGAACAAGTACTATATAGTAGTAGAACATGACTTAGCAGTTCTCGATTATCTCTCTGATAACATCTCAATACTCTATGGAGAGCCGGGAGTCTATGGAATAGTCTCAGTACCATATGGTGTTAGAAACGGAATAAATTATTTTCTAGACGGTTTTCTCCCAGCTGAGAATATGAGAATAAGAAAGGAACCCATAGGATTCAGGGTTTACACTCCAGAACAGAGGCAAGAAAGCCCTATACCGTACTTGGAATGGAGCAACATAAAAGTAGAAAGGGGGCTATTTACACTTCAAGCAGAAGGAGGCAGGATCTATAAGGGTGAAGTAATAGGCATTGTAGGCCCTAACGGTATAGGTAAAACAACCTTTGTGGATACTGTGGCTGGAAAAATAAAGCCTCATGAAGGTTATGTCACTGTATTAGGCGACTATAAGATAAGCTTCAAACCACAGTACATAAAAAGCGAGGATTATACTGGCACTGTCTATGATGTTCTAAAAGAAGCTAACTCACACTCAGTCAATCCTGGAAGTTGGCTTTACTTGGAACTAGTGAAGAAACTCAGGCTAGACAAATTGTTTGACAGGCAGGTAAACGAACTCAGTGGAGGAGAACTCCAGAAACTTGCTGTAGCTCAAACTCTGGCTAGAAATGCCGAAATCTATCTGCTAGACGAGCCTTCTGCTTATCTTGATGTTGAAGAGAGGCTAACAGTTGCCAAGACTATAAGAAGACTCACAGAGACTAGGGAAGTGGCAGCATTTGTTGTAGAACATGACGTAGTTATAGAAGACTATGTTAGTGACAAACTAATTGTTATACTAGGTCAACCAGGATATGAAGGATGTGCAAGTAAACCATTGACACTAAGAGAAGGTATGAATATTTTCCTCAAAGAACTGGGAGTTACTTTCAGAAGAGACCCCGAGACAGGAAGGCCTAGGGTCAATAAAGAAGGAAGCTATTTGGATAGACTCCAAAAATCTAGGGGAGAGTATTTTTACGAGTAA
- a CDS encoding fructose-1,6-bisphosphatase, with protein MMVKTTISVIKADIGSLAGHHVTHPDTLAAASKVLVDAKKEGLIKDFYVTHVGDDLQLIMTHNKGEDNSDIHGLAWKAFSEAAKVAKELGLYAAGQDLLSDAFSGNIRGLGPGVAEMEIEERPAEPIIIFMADKTEPGAFNMPLFKIFADPFNTAGLVIDPRMHNGFIFQVLDVFEGKVVELKAPEEMYDILALIGTPGRYVVKRVYRKNNHVIGAVVSSERLNLIAGKYVGKDDPVSIVRAQSGYPATGEVLEPFAFPHLVAGWMRGSHHGPLMPVGLRHAKCTRFDGPPRIIALGFQVKDGRLVGPADLFDDPAFDEARRTANVIADYLRRHGPFMPHRLGPEEMEYTTLPDVLEKLKDRFVKIDIGYKAKIRHSEMLEELHE; from the coding sequence ATCATGGTCAAGACAACTATAAGTGTTATAAAAGCAGATATAGGATCTCTCGCAGGTCATCACGTAACTCACCCTGATACTCTTGCAGCAGCCTCAAAAGTTCTAGTTGATGCAAAAAAGGAAGGGCTCATAAAAGACTTCTATGTAACCCACGTAGGAGACGACTTACAGCTGATAATGACTCACAACAAGGGGGAGGACAACTCTGACATACATGGCCTAGCTTGGAAGGCATTTAGCGAAGCAGCTAAAGTAGCCAAAGAATTAGGACTCTATGCAGCAGGTCAAGACCTACTCTCAGACGCGTTCTCTGGAAACATAAGAGGCCTAGGCCCGGGAGTAGCTGAAATGGAAATAGAAGAAAGGCCGGCCGAGCCTATAATTATATTCATGGCAGACAAAACAGAACCTGGAGCATTTAATATGCCATTATTCAAAATTTTTGCAGATCCCTTCAATACTGCAGGACTAGTAATAGATCCTAGGATGCACAATGGCTTCATATTTCAAGTGTTAGACGTCTTCGAAGGAAAAGTAGTTGAATTAAAAGCGCCAGAGGAAATGTATGATATACTAGCGCTGATAGGGACGCCAGGAAGATATGTGGTAAAAAGGGTATACAGGAAAAATAACCATGTAATAGGAGCGGTAGTAAGCAGTGAAAGACTAAACCTAATAGCCGGAAAATATGTAGGAAAAGACGATCCAGTTTCGATAGTCCGAGCCCAGAGCGGGTACCCGGCAACCGGAGAGGTACTAGAACCATTTGCGTTCCCACACTTGGTAGCAGGATGGATGAGAGGAAGCCACCACGGGCCACTCATGCCAGTAGGCCTACGTCACGCTAAATGCACGAGATTCGATGGCCCACCTAGAATAATAGCACTGGGGTTCCAAGTCAAGGACGGAAGGCTTGTCGGCCCAGCAGACCTCTTTGATGATCCAGCATTCGACGAGGCGAGAAGAACAGCTAACGTCATAGCAGACTATCTTCGCCGTCACGGGCCATTCATGCCTCATAGGCTAGGTCCAGAAGAAATGGAGTATACAACATTACCAGATGTGCTGGAAAAACTGAAAGACCGTTTCGTTAAAATTGACATTGGATATAAAGCAAAAATACGTCACTCTGAAATGCTGGAAGAACTTCATGAGTAA
- the tpiA gene encoding triose-phosphate isomerase → MIPVFVVNYKAYPTSYGKIAEEIAKKASDLSSTGRIRIILAVPATEVYRISKIHEDTYIQSVDSVIEGSYTGHITVEMAEEAGAKGVLLNHSEKKLLYRDIQSIIKVTRIETLVCAETPEEAVAVSLLNPTMIAIEPPELIGTGIPVSKAKPQVITDTVRLVRQHNTQSAILTGAGISAPGDAIKAIQLGTQGVLVASAVMKAQNPLAKLEEFAEKMII, encoded by the coding sequence ATGATACCTGTATTTGTAGTTAACTACAAAGCTTACCCTACAAGTTATGGAAAAATAGCAGAAGAAATAGCAAAGAAAGCTTCAGATCTTTCATCTACAGGTAGGATAAGAATAATATTAGCTGTACCGGCCACGGAAGTTTATAGGATCTCCAAAATACATGAAGACACGTACATTCAATCAGTTGACTCTGTAATAGAAGGATCTTACACAGGACACATAACAGTAGAAATGGCGGAGGAAGCTGGAGCAAAAGGTGTCCTGTTGAATCATAGTGAGAAGAAACTCCTGTATAGAGACATACAATCGATTATAAAGGTAACAAGAATAGAAACACTCGTATGTGCTGAAACGCCCGAGGAAGCGGTTGCTGTATCACTACTTAATCCAACAATGATAGCAATCGAACCGCCGGAACTTATTGGAACGGGAATACCCGTATCTAAGGCAAAACCTCAAGTTATAACTGATACAGTTAGACTAGTAAGGCAGCACAATACACAATCAGCAATTCTAACAGGAGCTGGGATCTCTGCTCCAGGCGATGCTATTAAAGCAATACAACTGGGAACACAGGGGGTACTAGTAGCGTCTGCAGTCATGAAGGCGCAAAACCCTCTCGCAAAACTAGAAGAGTTCGCTGAGAAGATGATTATTTAG
- a CDS encoding DUF104 domain-containing protein, translating to MPEIEGIVKGGVIIPLKSLAELEGKKVRIKIVGVKDVDVEKLYAYLRLLREGEDAREFFKV from the coding sequence ATGCCTGAGATAGAGGGTATCGTTAAGGGCGGTGTGATTATTCCACTGAAGAGTTTGGCCGAGCTTGAGGGTAAGAAAGTTAGGATAAAGATTGTGGGTGTCAAAGATGTTGATGTTGAGAAACTCTATGCATACCTCAGGCTTTTAAGGGAGGGTGAAGATGCTAGAGAATTCTTCAAAGTATAG
- a CDS encoding type II toxin-antitoxin system RelE/ParE family toxin — protein MTRYTVNLTKKALKHLRELDEPIRNRILEALVTLQDYGFTGRLDIKKLRGYRNHYRIRIGEYRVLFELEKPNTITVYAIILRKKAYKK, from the coding sequence GTGACGAGATACACTGTTAACCTCACCAAGAAGGCCTTGAAGCATCTCAGGGAGCTCGACGAGCCTATTAGAAATAGGATCCTTGAAGCGCTAGTTACACTTCAAGACTACGGCTTCACGGGAAGACTAGACATTAAGAAACTGCGTGGCTACAGGAATCATTATAGAATTCGAATAGGAGAGTATAGAGTTTTATTTGAACTAGAAAAACCCAACACAATAACAGTATATGCAATAATCCTCCGAAAGAAAGCATATAAGAAATAA
- a CDS encoding enoyl-CoA hydratase/isomerase family protein — protein MSLIVENRYGIKIIIIIRQEKLNSLDTMTLNNLAEKIKNACQDSSVKAVMITGKGRLFSSGIDLEEVARSETPSEARKPFDALGNLLEAMINCSKPVIVYLNGPAIAGGAEIALAADITFSSPTAFISWPEIKWGLMAPMLAARLQSTPHHKLLHAALTSDKLTVKEAEKMGLIAGIYDTLDGAVKHIAETLETASKNPLATKLYLGYRRMHLKENLDKITQLARLAETPELIEKARKFLSKQQI, from the coding sequence ATGTCATTAATAGTTGAAAACCGATATGGAATAAAGATTATAATCATAATCCGTCAAGAAAAGTTAAACAGTCTAGACACTATGACACTAAACAATCTAGCAGAAAAAATCAAAAACGCCTGCCAAGACTCTAGCGTAAAGGCAGTAATGATAACAGGTAAAGGAAGACTGTTTTCCTCAGGAATAGATCTGGAAGAGGTAGCTAGATCCGAAACACCTAGCGAGGCGAGGAAGCCTTTTGATGCGCTGGGTAACCTACTCGAAGCTATGATAAACTGCTCTAAACCTGTTATAGTATACCTAAACGGCCCAGCAATAGCAGGGGGCGCAGAAATAGCATTAGCAGCAGATATTACTTTCTCGAGCCCGACAGCATTTATATCCTGGCCTGAGATTAAGTGGGGGCTAATGGCTCCAATGCTAGCAGCTAGGCTCCAATCAACACCGCATCACAAATTACTGCATGCTGCATTAACAAGTGATAAGTTGACAGTAAAAGAAGCTGAAAAAATGGGGTTAATCGCTGGTATTTACGATACGTTAGATGGTGCTGTTAAGCATATAGCTGAAACACTTGAAACAGCCTCTAAGAATCCTCTAGCAACAAAACTATATCTTGGATACAGGAGAATGCACCTAAAAGAGAATCTAGATAAAATAACTCAACTAGCAAGATTAGCTGAAACACCTGAACTTATAGAAAAAGCTCGGAAATTTCTATCTAAACAACAAATTTAA
- the metG gene encoding methionine--tRNA ligase, with the protein MAKIIVTSAWPYVNNVPHLGTLIGSLLSADFFARAMKLSGHEVIYVTGSDEHGTPIELEARKRGIEPRVLTDQVHDYDLKLFNEFNINFSLYSRTESEIHKEFVREMLRKIYDNSYIFEQTDILPYCPNDKMFLPDRYVEGTCPYCGYEKARGDQCDNCGRLLHPTELINPHCVLCGVTPIFKETKHWFIDLRKLQNRLKEWLANHKHMPENIKKYSLSWLETGLKPRAVTRDIKWGIPASFPGAEGKTVYVWFDALLGYVSATKEYLIMKTGNPEEWKKWWFNQETRTYFFIGKDNIPFHSIIFPAMLMASGDPYVLPYIISATEYLTFKGEQFSKSRGIGIWADEALEIAPSDYWRWVLARIRPEQRDMNFSWKEFYRIVNTELNDTIGNLAHRVLTLIYRKLDRKTPCNPLIEDEEAEVLANARGKAWNVVHSYEEVKIRAATEGILEIARLGNQYLNASEPWKYIKTNRDKATGILWTEANILYLIALTSWPIIPNASTKLWIMLGQKQGISKARWSYINKTLDKCVEIPRPEPLFKKLREDFLENAGQMLEKARKKARLKRPPVLKGYKVAG; encoded by the coding sequence ATGGCTAAGATTATAGTAACATCGGCATGGCCTTATGTAAACAATGTGCCTCACTTAGGTACACTTATAGGTAGTTTGCTAAGCGCGGACTTTTTCGCTAGAGCAATGAAGCTATCTGGACATGAGGTTATATATGTAACAGGAAGCGATGAGCATGGTACCCCTATAGAGCTTGAAGCCAGGAAAAGAGGTATCGAGCCTCGGGTACTTACAGATCAGGTCCACGATTACGACCTTAAATTGTTTAATGAATTTAACATCAACTTCTCTCTCTACAGCCGAACTGAAAGCGAGATCCATAAAGAATTTGTCAGGGAAATGCTTAGGAAAATATACGACAATAGCTATATATTTGAGCAAACAGATATACTTCCATATTGTCCTAATGACAAAATGTTTCTTCCAGACAGATACGTTGAAGGAACTTGTCCATATTGTGGATATGAAAAGGCAAGGGGGGATCAATGCGATAATTGTGGTAGACTTCTACACCCAACCGAACTCATAAACCCCCACTGTGTTTTATGCGGTGTAACACCTATATTCAAAGAAACCAAACATTGGTTCATAGATCTTAGAAAACTACAGAATCGGCTTAAGGAATGGTTGGCAAACCACAAGCACATGCCGGAAAACATTAAGAAATACAGTCTCTCATGGCTCGAAACAGGGCTTAAACCAAGAGCAGTTACGAGGGATATAAAATGGGGTATACCGGCATCTTTCCCTGGAGCGGAAGGTAAAACTGTATATGTATGGTTTGATGCACTTCTAGGATACGTTTCCGCTACAAAAGAATACTTAATAATGAAAACAGGAAATCCTGAAGAATGGAAGAAATGGTGGTTCAACCAGGAAACAAGAACCTATTTCTTTATAGGTAAGGACAATATCCCATTTCACTCAATAATTTTCCCAGCAATGTTAATGGCTTCAGGTGATCCTTACGTTTTACCCTATATAATATCAGCCACAGAATACCTTACCTTCAAAGGAGAGCAATTCAGTAAATCCCGTGGAATAGGCATATGGGCAGATGAGGCGCTTGAAATTGCCCCGTCGGATTATTGGAGGTGGGTATTGGCTAGGATTAGGCCAGAGCAGAGGGATATGAACTTCTCATGGAAAGAATTCTACCGCATAGTAAATACTGAATTAAACGATACCATAGGAAACCTTGCCCACAGAGTTCTCACATTAATATACAGGAAGCTTGATAGGAAAACACCGTGCAATCCTCTGATAGAAGATGAAGAAGCTGAGGTATTGGCAAATGCCCGAGGAAAAGCTTGGAATGTTGTCCATAGCTACGAGGAAGTGAAAATCAGGGCAGCAACTGAGGGAATATTAGAAATAGCTAGACTAGGAAACCAGTATCTAAATGCCTCCGAGCCGTGGAAGTATATAAAAACAAACCGTGACAAAGCTACAGGCATTCTATGGACAGAAGCAAATATTTTATATCTAATAGCCCTCACATCCTGGCCTATCATACCAAATGCGTCTACCAAGCTATGGATTATGCTGGGACAAAAACAAGGAATAAGCAAAGCAAGATGGAGCTACATCAATAAAACACTAGATAAATGTGTTGAGATACCTAGACCAGAGCCTCTTTTCAAGAAACTCCGTGAGGACTTTCTTGAAAATGCTGGTCAAATGCTTGAAAAGGCAAGGAAGAAGGCTAGGCTGAAAAGACCTCCAGTCCTCAAAGGGTATAAGGTCGCGGGATAA